TACCTTTACCCACCTCTGCCCCATTCCTGGGCTACGCTCTATCTCTGCGTGTAGTTTCAGTGTCCTCCTGTACTGGGTCTTTCCTCAAGATGTGCACACCCTCATGTCATGTCATGTCATGTCACCCTCATGTCAtcttctccccagccccctccatcTCATGAGTGCACAAACCCGCTCCTTCTCTTCATGGTCAGCCTCCTTGTTAACTccatttccttgtctcttcctcttcAACTTACTGAAACTACTCCAGCAAACACCCGATTGCTCTCTCAATGATAAAATCTCATcatctaataaaatatttccttctcaaACATCTTTAAAGATTGTAAGGTATGTATATGGCATacgtatatatatgatatgttaTGCATATATGAACATACACATAGTGTGTGTGTTCtctgtacacatatacatacagagaaagaaaggaagagtgttAGATGTTCCTCCCTGCCAATCTTGTCTTTTAACTGGcccatttagcccatttataGAGTATAATTATTCATTTGTATCTTCCTCAGTGAATATCTACTatcttattttgccttttctacttGTCTCATTTGTCTGGCATTtctatttcctctcctttcttcccttctttctagaTTAGTTGTGTGTCATTCTATGGCAGCCATTAAAGCTGTTCACAAATAATTCTCTTGTTCCAGGCAGCTAGAAGGATCCTATTTCTCTGTCCCTTGTACTTATACGTGACCATGAGGCTTTCTCTGGTCAGTGAAGTGGGAATAGAAGTGGCATGTGTCCCTTCCAGCAGAAGGGTTAAGAGCTGTCTTGTGGGGTGTTATAtcgtcttttaaaaagttttttaaatattttatttatttatttatttatttatttatttatttatttatttattgttagtgggtagaaggcagagggagaaggagagagagaattccaagcaggctccacactcagcacggagcccaacatgggactccatctcatgacccgagctgatatcaagagccacccaggcccctcagagATTCTCTTATCTGAACAAAGGCGGAGCCTTCTGAGAGTGAAGCTGCCCTGTGTCCCCACTGGGGAGTTTTACAGCCTGGAAGAAGACCCACCACTCACACCTGCAAAAGCAAACATTCACACAAACTATCTTACTCCCCACTTGTTCCCCTAAAACTCATTTATCTCTCCtaagaaaacataaacaagacCCCACTTATTTCCTATAGagtcctttccctcccttctttcccctaTTAAGTTAATATAAAACCTTTATCCGTAGCTGTTCAAGGAGCCACTTCTTCTGTGCTCCTACATAGGCATATGCACGGACACGGTCTATTTTCCTGTTAACCTGTCTTTTGTCCGTGAATTTGCAGGGTCTCTGATGTGAACCTAAGTCGTCAAGAAAAGTTTTCCTCCCAACGGCACTCCAGATGATGTGAGTGCTATGAAAGGACTGAGAGATAAAGCCTGGGTGGACGGTAGGGTGTTGGACAAACCACGAGAATGTGGGACTAGAAGCTCACACCATACCACAGCTTCCTTAGCCCCTCTTCTACTTTCAAAACCATACACGTTAGCAAATAATGCTGACTTTACTCAAGATTTCTTGGATATAACGTGGCAACATAACAAAAACACTTCCCTTTAAACAATTCTGTTCTTTCCACTAAggtccctctcttctcttcccctttcttcctctcctcaggGCTTCAAAACTGCCTACTTTTCTCAGTTCAGGGTTTTAGCAAAACAAAAGCCCTTTACTTAACCTCTAATAAAAAGGGAGTCGGAGATGGGTCAGTGTGAACGAGACACTCTTCATGGAGGATCTCAACACCACCCGATGTGAGCAATCACTTATCGGGCTAAGGACCTCTCCAAGCCCTCTGCACATCTTACCTTATTTCGTCCTCATAATAAATCTAAGACGTGCATATCATCATCCTCATCTCAGGGATGAGGTAGCTGAGGAACAGGGAGACAAATTCAATTCTGTAACTTGCCCAGCTCTTAAGATGCAAAAATCAGAATTTGGACTGAGACGATCTAAATCCAGAGCACGGCGGGTATTTTGATCATCCTGACTCCAGAGGAATTGCAATTGTCACCCAGCAAAAACAAGTCTTTCTAGGAGGTATGAAATTGCATAAAATTTCTAGCCATGACCGACTCCATCTTGAAGCTCCATTTTCCCTTCTAATGAACTTTTGAACTGGGCCAGGCCCGGTGATTGTTTTACAAGCAGTTTCTTATGAAGTCAACGGGACACCTGGCATCTGGATCATAAAACTGTCAGCGTGGGCTTTCGGGTGACCGAGTAATTAATCAACGCATATCACGAAGAGTGAGGTTTGATAACACCAACCGGTTAGTCGATCACAGTGTAAATAAGCATGGCTCAATCTGCTAGTGCCAATCATGgtgttttctccttctcctctcttattCAGGTCAGGTGTTGGCCCCCCTCGCCCTCTTCCTCCTGGGACCCCTGCTCTTCCTGTGAGGCAGGGCGCTTCTCTGAGTACTCTGGAATCTGTGCTCCAGAAAATGCAATTCTGAGATTCCCCAATAAggacttttgttctttttcaattttgcctccttttctcGGTTTACAGAGGGAATTCTGCTGCTAAGAAATATGGCGTTCTCTATTTTTCCTCCAAAAGGGATTTTTttggaggggacacctgggtggctcagcggttgagcgtctgcctttggctcagagcatgatactggagtcctgggatcgagtcccacgtcaggctccctgcatggagcctgcttctccctctgcctgtgtctctgcctctctctctctctctctgtgtttctcataaatgaataaataaaatcttaaaaaaaaaacaaaagggattttttttttcttaagtagtttccacacccaccatggggctcaaacttgagaccctgagattgagagtcccacgctctaccgactgaaccagcTAGACATCCATTGGGGGTTTGGTTTGGCTTTCATCTCTCTCCTCAACTCTGACCTTACAGGAGTGGTTGCTGTGGCCAAGAACTGCTGCACGTTGACCTGCCATCCCAGGAGTGCTAAAGTGGCCAGCACCGGGCAAGCCACAGTCTTCTCCTCCCCGCCTGGGCACAGCCCCAGGACTGTGCAGGCTTTCAGGTGGGGGCAGCTGGACGCCTCACTGCCCTCTCCCTGGAAGAGGTGCTGTTGGAATTCTAGCCATGCCAGGGCTCCTGGGGAGAAAGAGGACCTCCTTTCTCCCCCGCTGCTCTGGTGGTCACACGTTTATGAGTCCTTTGCTAACCACCGAGCACTATTTGGTGAAAATCGCCCCCTGAGATTACAAAGGCTTTGCTGGGGTTCAGGCATCAGTACCCTAGTGGCTTTCTCCGCTGCTCCTTGGAACCAGCAAACAGATGAGGTTCATAGAAAGTTCCTGTGGCCAAGCCTCACCCTTCCCAGCAGTCCTGAAAAGAGTGGTGTGGATGGTTCCCTACAACATCCCCTTCTCACAATGTCCTTGTTTCCCTCTACACTGAAACCAGGACGCTCCTCCCACCCATCTTTTCTTGGAAGCCAAGCCCCTTTGTAATCTCTATAAGATTCCCTCTCCAGGGATCGAGGGATTGCAGAGACTGGCCTTCTGCTCTCTCCTAGAGACCACGCTAGAGACTCAGGTCAGTGGCCAAAGACGTTGTCTCAGGGGCTCTTTCTGCTTCTGCGTTGATTGGAGGGACCAGGGTGGGGGAGGATAGAGCCTGAGAGAGCCTGGGGTAGGCAAATATAGGGCTGAGCACGCAGGCGACAGGGAACCAAGGGCACTGGGGGAGCCAAGCATCTGTCTTGGGGCTACAGTGGCATCCCTTTGTGATGCCTGTGTCAGGCACGGGGCTGTTTCCCTTGTGGCAAAGGACAACAGGCCTCTGTTAGTCATGATCCTGGACATGTGATTGCATTTCAGGGATGCAATGTAGCTCATGGTTTATTCAAAAGGATTTTCTAATGAGCTGCTTGAGCACTGGgtataaatgtatttatctttcaaacgtattttaaatttaaaaatctctagtaTTCAGACACAGGATTGCAGGATTTTAGTTCACTTTGGAGGTCACCCCCAGAGGGGAGGACCGCCTCTCTTTAGCTAGCGGGAGTTCAACGCCCTGGAGAGTGGTGCGCGTGGCTGTGTCCTTGTCGGGAGAATTGCACGGGAGGAGGTGTCTCTCCAGCTGCCCCAGGGGGAGGCTGAGAGTGGGGCGGCCACAGGCGGGAGCTGGGGTTCTCCCCCTGAGGCGGCGCTtgtccttctctccccttcccagctAGGCTCTTCCAGAAGGCGAGCCCGCCATGGCTCAGGAGAAGTTCTTGGTGCTGTTGCCACTAGTGGTCCTGGCGCTGCTGGGGCTGGCCTGCGTGCAGCCTTCTCTGGCCAGGGAGTCGAAGGCCATGAAGTTCCAGCGGCAGCACATGGACTCGCACCCCGCCGTCGTCAGCGCCAGCTACTGCAACCTGATGATGAAGCGCCGCAACATGACGGATGGGTGGTGCAAGCCCGTGAACACGTTCGTGCACGAGCCTTTGGCAGACGTCCAGGCTGTCTGCTCCCAGAAGGATGTGCTCTGCAAGAACGGGCAGTCCAACTGTCACCAGAGCCGCTCCCAGATGAACATCACCGACTGCCGCCTGAAGAACGGCTCCAAGTTCCCCAAGTGCGTGTACACGACCACGCAGAAGAAGCAGTACATCGTCGTGGCCTGTGAGGGGAACCCCCACGTGCCGGTGCACTTTGATGCGTGTCTGTAGCTCTCGGCCTGAGGCCAGAGCTGCGGGCGCCCCATCGCTGGTGGCACCTGctacccctcccctgccttcctgctCTGGGGAATCCCTGCAGCCGGGGCTCCTCGGGGCTCGCTCCcaaacccgggctgccctgcccagGGCTGCTTGGCTCGGTCGGGGGGCGGGGTCCCCACGTTTGCCACCTCACCACTTCTTTCAATAAAGTACAGCTGTGCTCACCTGGGTTTCCCACGCTGTCGCCGACCCGGTACTGCTGGTGTGATTGCTGTCCTGCGGGAGCCGCAAACCTGGCTGTAGCTTTGGGAGGCATCTTCAGCTCATCCGAAGCCTTCTCTTCTGACCCTTGGCTTTGGTCACCCGAGATCATTCCTTGTAAACGGCCAGGCTGCTAAGCGAAGGCTACTGGGGATAAAAGCGGGCTACAGCCTGGGAGCGGGTGCTGGGTGAGCAGCCGGGCGGCCGAACGCAGACCCAAGAACCTCTGCCTGGAAGGCGGGTAGCCTCGGGAAGACCCTGCGCCGCCCCTGGGTGCGGGGAGGGATGTGGGAAACCAAGATCCTAaattgtcattttccttttttggggtgAGCTATTAGTAATCAGAAGAATGGCCATGTCTTAGCTGGAAAGTCAAAACCTTCAATTTAGGAGCCAGAGGGGACTGTAGAGATAATTCCTTTGAAGGAGAAAAAGTAGATTTTGGCTTTTGTATCAACTCCATTCAAAAGGGTCCGCCTAGAATGCTgtagaaaaaattctttttttttttttaaatagagattttatttgtttgtttattcctgagagacacagagagagaggcagagacccaggcggagggagaagcaggctccctgcag
This region of Vulpes lagopus strain Blue_001 chromosome 23, ASM1834538v1, whole genome shotgun sequence genomic DNA includes:
- the RNASE1 gene encoding ribonuclease pancreatic, whose protein sequence is MAQEKFLVLLPLVVLALLGLACVQPSLARESKAMKFQRQHMDSHPAVVSASYCNLMMKRRNMTDGWCKPVNTFVHEPLADVQAVCSQKDVLCKNGQSNCHQSRSQMNITDCRLKNGSKFPKCVYTTTQKKQYIVVACEGNPHVPVHFDACL